One window of the Granulicella arctica genome contains the following:
- a CDS encoding xanthine dehydrogenase family protein molybdopterin-binding subunit, producing MITPGIEEILDTALLQEEEPKPNTKQLTERYDGRAKVTGKAKYAAEFTVKNPAYAWIVQSTIPNGSITAIDQAAAAKAPGVLAILTPFNAPKLPKAKTNPPASRHITTLQEPDVWYNGQPIAVVVAETLDRARYAASLLKITYKQQPAKLDFKGRLSEARPPKQPGREPADETRGNLQAGLAKAAVKVDTTYTTPIQNHNPMEPHATIASWEGDKLHVYDSTQYITGVKMALAKNLGIPLDNVHVQCPYTGGGFGSKGSTWSHVILCAMAAKVVNRPVKLSMDRTQMFGPVGARPTTIQTIRLGAMPDGKLTAIEHKVIMHTSVMEDFTEPSAMQTRLLYNSESNVTSHRLVDVNLGVATFQRAPGEATGTAALECALDELAWKLKMDPLDLRLANYAERDPGKDRPFTSKHLREAYTKAADQFGWSKRPNQVAATPEGNNLIGWGMATATYGANRSAAMAICKYLPDGRGYVGVGSQDLGTGTYTIMADTAAHYLGLDPKQITAELGDSTLPKAPVSGGSQSAASIGPAIQAAAMQAKLKLGELAKADTQSPLHGINAGEMDVKDGKLFAKAAPDKSESIQAILTRNGGKPVEAMGSAEAVEDKTAYTPQSFGAVFVEVAVDKDTHMVKVRRVVACYDIGILMNQKTGTHQLVGGIVWGISTALHEETHIDPIYGRTVNENLAEYHVPVNADIGTIDVTVVGIPDAKFSPLGARGVGEIGITGAAAAVANAIYHATGKRVRDFPITPDKIMNA from the coding sequence ATGATCACACCAGGAATAGAAGAAATCCTCGACACAGCGTTGTTGCAGGAGGAAGAACCCAAGCCCAACACAAAGCAACTCACCGAGCGCTACGATGGCCGCGCCAAGGTCACCGGCAAGGCAAAGTACGCCGCGGAGTTCACCGTAAAGAATCCTGCCTACGCATGGATCGTCCAGAGCACCATCCCCAACGGCAGCATCACCGCAATCGATCAGGCCGCAGCCGCCAAAGCCCCCGGTGTCCTTGCCATCCTGACCCCCTTCAACGCACCGAAGCTTCCAAAGGCCAAGACCAACCCACCCGCCAGCCGCCACATCACCACGCTTCAGGAGCCTGACGTTTGGTATAACGGTCAACCAATCGCCGTCGTCGTCGCCGAGACCCTCGACCGCGCCCGCTACGCCGCCAGCCTCCTCAAGATCACCTACAAACAGCAGCCCGCCAAGCTTGACTTCAAGGGTCGTCTCTCGGAAGCTCGCCCCCCCAAGCAGCCCGGTCGCGAGCCTGCGGATGAGACCCGTGGCAACCTGCAAGCCGGTCTCGCCAAGGCAGCCGTCAAGGTCGACACCACCTACACCACGCCTATTCAGAATCACAACCCCATGGAGCCCCACGCCACCATCGCCTCCTGGGAAGGCGATAAACTCCACGTCTACGACTCCACGCAATACATTACCGGCGTCAAGATGGCGCTCGCCAAGAACCTCGGCATCCCCCTCGACAACGTCCACGTCCAGTGCCCATACACCGGCGGAGGCTTCGGCAGCAAAGGCTCCACCTGGTCACACGTCATCCTCTGTGCCATGGCCGCGAAGGTGGTCAATCGCCCCGTCAAGCTCTCGATGGACCGCACCCAGATGTTCGGACCCGTCGGTGCCCGCCCCACCACCATCCAGACGATCAGGCTCGGCGCCATGCCAGACGGTAAACTTACCGCCATCGAGCACAAGGTCATCATGCACACCTCCGTCATGGAGGACTTCACCGAGCCATCCGCAATGCAGACCCGTCTCCTCTACAACAGCGAGTCGAACGTCACCAGCCATCGTCTCGTCGACGTTAACCTCGGCGTAGCCACCTTCCAGCGAGCCCCCGGCGAAGCCACCGGCACAGCAGCGCTCGAGTGCGCCCTGGACGAGTTGGCGTGGAAGCTCAAGATGGACCCCCTCGACCTCCGCCTCGCCAACTACGCGGAGCGTGACCCCGGCAAAGATCGCCCCTTCACCAGCAAGCATCTCCGCGAGGCCTACACCAAAGCCGCCGACCAGTTCGGCTGGTCCAAACGCCCCAACCAGGTAGCCGCTACCCCCGAAGGCAACAATCTAATCGGCTGGGGTATGGCCACCGCCACGTACGGAGCCAATCGTTCCGCGGCCATGGCGATATGCAAGTACCTGCCAGACGGTCGCGGCTACGTAGGCGTCGGCTCGCAGGATCTCGGCACCGGAACCTACACCATCATGGCCGACACCGCCGCCCACTACCTCGGTCTCGACCCCAAGCAAATTACCGCCGAACTAGGTGACTCCACCCTCCCCAAAGCGCCCGTCTCCGGAGGTTCACAATCCGCCGCCAGCATCGGTCCTGCCATCCAGGCAGCCGCCATGCAGGCCAAACTGAAGCTGGGCGAACTCGCCAAGGCCGATACGCAGTCCCCTCTTCATGGCATCAACGCTGGTGAGATGGATGTCAAAGATGGCAAGCTCTTCGCCAAGGCCGCACCCGACAAATCCGAAAGCATTCAAGCGATCCTCACCCGCAACGGCGGCAAGCCGGTAGAAGCCATGGGCAGCGCAGAGGCAGTCGAAGACAAGACTGCCTATACCCCGCAGTCCTTCGGAGCCGTCTTCGTCGAAGTGGCTGTTGATAAGGACACCCACATGGTCAAGGTCCGCCGCGTCGTAGCCTGCTACGACATCGGCATCCTCATGAACCAGAAGACCGGCACCCATCAACTGGTCGGCGGTATCGTCTGGGGCATCAGCACAGCCCTCCACGAGGAGACGCATATTGACCCCATCTACGGCCGCACCGTCAACGAAAACCTCGCCGAATATCACGTCCCCGTCAACGCCGACATCGGCACCATCGACGTCACTGTGGTCGGCATCCCCGACGCCAAGTTCAGCCCACTCGGCGCACGCGGCGTAGGCGAGATCGGCATCACTGGAGCCGCTGCTGCCGTAGCAAACGCCATCTACCACGCCACCGGCAAGCGAGTCCGCGACTTCCCCATCACTCCAGACAAGATCATGAACGCATAA
- a CDS encoding 2Fe-2S iron-sulfur cluster-binding protein — protein sequence MSIPLLSEPESELEETKAPASDTFSRRTFVQAAGVLSAAATVGLPELAIAETPHTVAPQMADLILDINGTPHTISLDTRTSLLDALREHLDLTGSKKGCDHGQCGACTVLLDGRRVNSCLTLAAAAAGAKITTIEGLAQDDTLHPVQAAFLEHDGFQCGYCTPGQICSAVALLDEQKKGELSRVSFETGKTSNPSLTDDEIRERMSGNICRCGAYPNIVAAVRAAAGVQA from the coding sequence ATGAGCATCCCCCTGTTGTCTGAACCCGAAAGCGAACTCGAAGAAACAAAAGCACCCGCGTCCGATACGTTCTCCCGACGCACCTTTGTACAAGCAGCCGGCGTGCTCTCAGCAGCGGCCACAGTTGGCCTTCCTGAGCTTGCAATAGCCGAGACACCACACACCGTAGCGCCCCAGATGGCCGACCTCATCCTCGACATCAACGGCACACCGCACACCATCTCGCTCGACACCCGCACCAGCCTCCTCGACGCCCTCCGCGAGCATCTCGATCTCACTGGAAGCAAAAAGGGCTGCGACCACGGACAATGCGGAGCCTGCACCGTCCTCCTCGACGGTCGCCGCGTCAACTCCTGCCTCACCCTCGCCGCCGCTGCCGCCGGAGCAAAGATCACCACCATCGAAGGCCTCGCCCAGGACGACACCCTCCACCCGGTCCAGGCTGCCTTCCTCGAGCACGATGGCTTCCAGTGCGGCTACTGCACCCCCGGCCAGATCTGCTCCGCCGTCGCGCTCCTCGACGAGCAGAAGAAGGGCGAACTCAGCCGCGTCAGCTTCGAGACCGGCAAGACCAGCAACCCCTCGCTTACTGACGACGAAATTCGCGAGCGCATGAGCGGTAACATCTGCCGCTGCGGAGCCTACCCCAACATTGTCGCCGCCGTCCGTGCCGCGGCAGGAGTGCAAGCATGA
- a CDS encoding phosphatidylinositol-specific phospholipase C1-like protein, producing MRLAVATLALLTAASAQAPDAVLRLNQIQVIGTHNSYHAGISPNESKVWQAKYADSFLGLDYQHPPLPVQFDAGVRQIELDIFADTKGGRYAHPAGPGMAAAMNLPADPDPDPNGLMLKPGLKVMHVQDVDYRSTCQPFIACLEQVRTWSHAHPDHIPIFILVETKEGTPKNAKLTVPEPFTAATFDALDAEIRSVFPATELITPDNVRGSHQTLNEAVLAHAWPTLDSARGKVVFLLDQRAVGPLYLAGHPSLRGRVLFTNAQPGQPDAAFIERNEGPAADITALVRQGYLIRARTDADTKQARTNDTTQRDAMMASGAQMLSTDYPANEPARWAGHFSVALPNSEVARCNPINAPQDCILKQQSAN from the coding sequence ATGCGCCTCGCCGTCGCGACCCTCGCCCTCCTCACCGCAGCCTCCGCCCAGGCACCTGACGCTGTACTCCGCCTCAATCAGATCCAGGTCATCGGCACCCACAACAGCTACCACGCGGGCATCTCGCCCAACGAAAGCAAAGTATGGCAGGCGAAGTATGCCGATTCCTTCCTTGGCCTCGACTACCAGCATCCGCCGCTGCCCGTGCAGTTTGACGCAGGCGTGCGTCAGATTGAGCTTGATATCTTCGCCGACACCAAGGGTGGCCGCTACGCACACCCCGCCGGCCCTGGCATGGCCGCCGCCATGAACCTGCCAGCCGACCCCGATCCCGACCCGAACGGCCTCATGCTCAAGCCCGGCCTCAAGGTCATGCACGTCCAGGATGTCGACTACCGCAGCACCTGCCAGCCCTTCATCGCATGCCTCGAGCAGGTCCGCACCTGGTCTCACGCACACCCCGACCACATCCCCATCTTCATCCTTGTCGAGACCAAAGAGGGCACCCCAAAAAACGCAAAGCTCACCGTCCCCGAGCCCTTCACCGCCGCCACCTTCGATGCCCTCGACGCCGAGATTCGCTCCGTCTTCCCAGCCACGGAACTCATCACCCCTGACAACGTTCGCGGCAGCCATCAAACGCTCAACGAAGCCGTCCTCGCCCATGCCTGGCCCACACTTGACAGCGCCCGCGGCAAGGTCGTCTTCCTCCTCGACCAGCGCGCCGTAGGTCCGCTCTATCTCGCCGGTCACCCCTCCTTGCGCGGCCGCGTCCTGTTCACCAACGCGCAACCCGGCCAACCCGACGCCGCATTCATCGAACGCAACGAAGGCCCCGCAGCAGACATCACCGCGCTCGTCCGCCAGGGCTACCTCATCCGCGCTCGCACGGATGCCGACACCAAGCAGGCGCGCACCAACGACACCACCCAGCGCGACGCCATGATGGCCAGCGGTGCCCAGATGCTCTCAACCGACTACCCTGCCAACGAGCCCGCACGCTGGGCCGGCCATTTCTCGGTCGCCCTTCCCAACAGCGAAGTCGCTCGATGCAACCCCATCAACGCACCGCAAGACTGCATCCTCAAGCAGCAATCTGCGAATTAG
- a CDS encoding metallophosphoesterase family protein: MDRRTFTTLATASLLTRSLWAQHAQHSPDIFYIALIADPHIIDDFYVKGSENGVEDNESILLTTPRLTSARDLINSLTPQIEQVFLIGDYFHNYPSTDYDFYFKNRTRLDNAKVITDGFKAPVHIGFGNHDYDVRKVPREMSHRLFAAKFNTKPYYAFDYKDVKFVHLNNFLGSTQDNAAKDFNPGLGSFGEEQLHWFEDQLNQHKPTYVFVHYPLMMTQATEFSDFGLQPILRRHKDTIQLVVSGHVHKWLDFAHTYGPQHIGMAATRYDPNAYMLLEVNRRSGAYRFMNEDLVDWSTHYSKPYRS, translated from the coding sequence ATGGACCGCCGCACCTTCACCACGCTCGCCACCGCATCCTTACTCACGCGCTCACTCTGGGCTCAGCATGCCCAGCACTCGCCTGACATCTTCTACATCGCGCTCATCGCAGACCCGCACATCATCGACGACTTCTACGTCAAAGGCAGTGAGAACGGCGTTGAAGATAACGAGTCCATCCTCCTGACGACCCCACGCCTCACCTCGGCCCGCGATCTCATCAACTCCCTCACCCCGCAGATCGAACAGGTCTTCCTCATCGGCGACTACTTCCATAACTATCCCTCGACAGACTACGACTTCTACTTCAAGAATCGCACCCGGCTGGATAACGCGAAGGTCATCACGGACGGCTTCAAAGCCCCTGTCCACATTGGCTTTGGCAACCACGACTACGATGTGAGAAAAGTTCCCCGCGAGATGAGCCATCGGCTCTTCGCGGCCAAGTTCAACACCAAACCCTACTATGCGTTTGACTATAAAGACGTCAAGTTCGTGCACCTCAACAACTTCCTCGGCAGCACCCAGGACAACGCTGCCAAGGACTTCAACCCAGGCCTCGGCTCCTTCGGCGAAGAGCAGCTGCACTGGTTCGAAGATCAGCTCAACCAGCACAAGCCCACCTACGTCTTCGTTCACTACCCCCTGATGATGACCCAGGCCACCGAGTTCAGCGACTTCGGCCTTCAGCCAATCCTTCGCCGCCACAAGGACACCATCCAGCTCGTCGTCTCCGGCCACGTCCACAAATGGCTCGACTTCGCCCACACATACGGTCCCCAGCACATTGGCATGGCCGCCACCCGCTACGACCCCAACGCGTACATGCTCCTCGAGGTCAACCGCCGATCCGGCGCCTATCGCTTCATGAACGAAGACCTCGTCGACTGGTCCACTCACTACAGCAAGCCGTACCGCAGCTAG
- a CDS encoding TonB-dependent receptor → MKHILCKISVAALICAAPLFLHAQFETAVVLGYVRDASGAFVPNAKVTLVNEQTKDQKTVQTNDQGAYQFTDVKIGQYDVQVTASGFDASKTEPFTVQVNAHQRVDVAVKIGSTTDVVTVSSAAAILETDSSERGQVIGTREVENLPLNGRAYADLAALVPGVRRNALESGSDSSRDASFNVNGQRSEFNNFLLDGVDNNAYGTSNQGFSNQAIPPSPDAISEFKVQTDNYSAEYGRSAGAVVNVSIRSGSNAFHGKAYDYIRNTVFNAIGPFTPPTNTLTGAPQKPILIRNQFGATLGGPIKKDKFFFFGDYEGTRQIVHALLQATVPTANQNGTSALAKSNGGYTFLRAASGADSGAGVSIRNPITGQIYANGVVPFNDPSVSSFAKGILAALPAPNVPGSPLANNYASLPSDTIKDDKGDVRVDGVFGNKTTAFVRYSQHEGNIFSPPNIQGPAGGNSNGYVSIFNQQIADGITHTFTQNMILDARFAFTRTDGGKSPYGANLPSLETGIPGLPTSPLAVRSLNVQSVNLYSQFGNLGSNPQFQNPYLYNPKLNLTYIHGRSTYKIGYEYQAIYTTDNDFNPVYGQDTYNGGFSFNGTTVNNTTNVNTSAALSGADTGTREAVSLSDFLFGARDSYQLNNLQIAHLNQRMHYFYFQDDIRVSSKLTLNAGLRYELVTPQWESSNLLANFDPTTNSLITASPGSLYNRALVNMPKLDFAPRVGLAYSIDNKTVVRAGYGLGFAQFNREGGENLLVYNLPNVVNTNIVQAPINADPAVTGSQALQAVCTSAQVSAPYSPANPNPCFRTSSQGYPTGFTSPANVTAKSNLNTQARYIPRNLPTGYVQSFHLTVQRELGPSSTLEIAYVGEHGVKLQVLGDYNQSVPNAVTATCNTTVTSGCLTLAQRRPVQSFTTIEETLPQGFLSYNGLQTKFEHRTGHGLYILNSFTYSRAIDNASGHLDTSGGDNSRINLQNSLGERGVSGYNQPLNDTLSVVYDLPYGKGRSFGATAPLALQEALGGWQLTVINDANSGQPVNVIYSPNSFQSGSTILNQRPNQIANNAVLPKSQRTKTAGNQGLNAFNLAAFSLPTSNQEYGSAGRNSVRFDPFYQLDLGLHKQFAIYRDGIHFDFRAEAFNVLNKVNYALPASTTFSPTSTSFGVVTAASTFPARVLQFAGKIIF, encoded by the coding sequence GTGAAACACATTCTTTGTAAGATTTCTGTAGCGGCCCTCATCTGCGCCGCGCCCCTCTTTCTGCACGCTCAGTTTGAAACCGCCGTTGTCCTCGGCTACGTCCGTGACGCCTCCGGGGCCTTCGTACCCAACGCCAAAGTCACTCTCGTCAACGAGCAGACCAAGGACCAGAAAACCGTCCAGACCAACGACCAGGGCGCATATCAATTCACCGACGTCAAGATCGGCCAGTACGACGTCCAGGTTACCGCCTCCGGCTTCGATGCCAGCAAGACCGAGCCCTTTACCGTCCAGGTCAATGCCCATCAGCGCGTCGACGTCGCGGTCAAAATCGGCTCCACGACCGACGTCGTCACCGTCTCCTCCGCCGCTGCCATCCTTGAGACAGACTCTTCCGAACGCGGTCAGGTCATCGGCACCCGCGAGGTCGAGAACCTTCCACTCAATGGGCGCGCCTACGCCGATCTGGCGGCCCTCGTCCCCGGCGTCCGCCGGAACGCGCTTGAAAGCGGCTCCGACTCAAGCCGCGACGCCAGCTTCAACGTCAACGGCCAGCGCTCCGAGTTCAACAACTTTCTCCTCGACGGCGTAGACAACAATGCCTATGGCACCTCAAACCAGGGCTTCTCCAATCAGGCCATCCCGCCATCCCCTGATGCCATCTCCGAGTTCAAGGTTCAGACCGACAATTACTCCGCCGAGTACGGCCGATCTGCCGGCGCAGTCGTCAACGTCTCCATCCGCTCCGGCTCAAACGCCTTCCACGGTAAGGCCTACGACTACATCCGCAACACCGTCTTCAACGCCATCGGACCCTTCACCCCGCCGACCAACACCCTCACCGGCGCACCACAGAAGCCCATCCTTATCCGCAATCAGTTTGGCGCCACTCTCGGCGGCCCCATCAAGAAAGACAAATTTTTCTTCTTCGGTGACTACGAAGGCACGCGCCAGATCGTTCATGCCCTCCTGCAGGCCACCGTCCCGACCGCCAACCAGAACGGCACCAGCGCCCTCGCCAAGAGCAATGGCGGCTATACCTTCCTGCGCGCTGCCTCGGGAGCCGACTCCGGTGCTGGCGTCTCCATTCGCAATCCCATCACCGGCCAGATCTACGCTAATGGCGTCGTCCCCTTCAACGATCCCTCCGTCTCCAGCTTTGCGAAGGGCATCCTCGCCGCACTCCCCGCACCCAACGTTCCCGGCAGCCCGCTTGCCAACAACTACGCCTCCCTTCCCTCCGACACCATCAAGGACGACAAGGGCGACGTCCGCGTCGACGGCGTCTTCGGCAATAAAACCACCGCCTTCGTCCGCTACTCTCAGCACGAGGGCAACATCTTCTCGCCGCCCAACATTCAGGGTCCAGCAGGTGGAAACAGCAACGGCTACGTCAGCATCTTCAATCAGCAGATCGCTGATGGCATCACCCATACCTTTACCCAGAACATGATTTTGGACGCCCGCTTTGCCTTCACCCGCACCGACGGCGGCAAGAGCCCCTATGGCGCGAATCTTCCCTCGCTGGAGACCGGCATCCCCGGCCTTCCCACAAGTCCGCTCGCAGTCCGCAGCCTCAATGTACAAAGCGTCAATCTCTACTCACAGTTCGGCAATCTCGGTTCGAACCCTCAGTTCCAGAACCCTTACCTCTATAACCCCAAGCTCAACCTCACCTACATTCACGGCCGAAGCACCTACAAGATCGGTTATGAGTACCAGGCGATCTATACGACCGATAACGACTTCAATCCCGTCTACGGTCAGGACACCTACAACGGTGGATTCAGCTTCAACGGCACTACCGTCAACAACACGACCAACGTCAACACCTCCGCCGCTCTCTCAGGCGCAGACACAGGAACCCGCGAGGCCGTCTCCCTCTCCGACTTCCTCTTCGGAGCACGGGATAGCTATCAGCTCAATAATCTCCAGATCGCTCATCTCAACCAGCGCATGCACTACTTCTACTTTCAGGACGACATCCGCGTCTCGTCCAAACTCACCCTCAACGCCGGACTTCGCTACGAGCTCGTCACTCCCCAATGGGAGTCCAGCAATCTCCTCGCAAACTTCGACCCCACCACCAACTCCCTCATTACGGCGTCGCCCGGTTCACTCTACAACCGCGCTCTCGTCAACATGCCCAAGCTTGACTTCGCCCCACGCGTCGGTCTCGCCTACTCCATCGACAACAAGACCGTCGTCCGTGCCGGCTACGGCCTGGGCTTTGCTCAATTCAACCGCGAAGGCGGCGAGAACCTCCTCGTCTACAATCTCCCCAACGTGGTCAACACCAATATCGTGCAGGCTCCTATCAACGCAGACCCCGCTGTCACGGGAAGCCAGGCCCTCCAGGCCGTCTGCACCTCCGCCCAGGTTTCTGCACCTTACTCACCGGCGAACCCCAACCCCTGCTTCCGCACCTCCTCGCAGGGTTACCCTACCGGCTTCACCAGCCCGGCCAACGTCACCGCGAAAAGCAACCTCAACACCCAGGCGCGCTACATCCCCAGGAATCTCCCCACCGGCTACGTCCAGAGCTTCCATCTCACCGTTCAGCGTGAGCTAGGTCCCTCGAGCACCCTCGAGATCGCCTATGTAGGAGAGCACGGCGTCAAGCTCCAGGTCCTCGGCGACTACAACCAGTCCGTACCCAACGCCGTCACCGCAACCTGCAACACGACCGTCACCAGCGGATGCCTCACACTCGCGCAGCGTCGACCCGTCCAGAGCTTCACCACCATCGAAGAGACCCTGCCGCAGGGCTTCCTCTCCTACAACGGCCTGCAGACAAAGTTTGAGCACCGCACCGGTCACGGTCTCTACATCCTCAACTCCTTCACCTACTCACGAGCCATCGACAACGCAAGCGGTCACCTCGATACCAGCGGCGGCGATAATTCACGCATCAACCTCCAGAACTCTCTCGGCGAGCGCGGCGTCTCTGGCTACAATCAACCACTGAACGACACCCTCTCCGTCGTCTATGATCTCCCCTACGGCAAAGGCCGCAGCTTCGGCGCAACGGCTCCTCTTGCTCTTCAAGAGGCCCTCGGCGGCTGGCAACTCACCGTCATCAACGATGCCAACTCCGGCCAGCCCGTCAACGTAATCTATTCTCCGAACAGCTTCCAGTCTGGCTCCACCATCCTTAACCAGCGCCCCAATCAGATCGCCAACAACGCTGTTCTGCCCAAGTCCCAGCGCACCAAGACTGCCGGCAACCAGGGTCTGAACGCCTTCAATCTCGCCGCTTTCTCTCTCCCTACCTCGAACCAGGAGTATGGAAGCGCCGGAAGAAACTCAGTCCGCTTCGACCCCTTCTACCAGCTCGACCTCGGCCTCCACAAACAGTTCGCCATCTATCGTGACGGCATCCACTTCGACTTCCGCGCCGAAGCCTTCAACGTCCTCAACAAGGTCAACTACGCCCTCCCGGCAAGCACCACCTTCAGCCCCACCTCAACCAGCTTCGGTGTTGTCACCGCGGCAAGCACCTTCCCCGCCCGTGTCCTCCAGTTCGCCGGCAAGATCATCTTCTAA
- a CDS encoding FAD binding domain-containing protein — MNPFAYQRATAPDAAIHAVTAPGAKFLGGGTNLIDLMKDEVEHPSLLIDITHLDLAQVAATPTGGLLIGALVRNSDLANHELVKTNYPLLSEALLSGASPQLRNMATTGGNLLQRTRCYYFTDVAFPACNKRKPGSGCAAINGFNRIHAILGQSDHGATSPETCIATNPSDMNVAMAALGATVHVQGPKGKRSIPFADFHRLPGNTPQLDTNLKPDELILSVELPPAKFAKNSHYLKARDRNSYAFALVSVAAGLEMNGSTIKSAGLALGGVAHKPWRSIEAEKSLTGATPGPEAFKKVADIALTGAKGYEHNAFKVELAKQSIIRALTVAAQGVQA, encoded by the coding sequence ATGAATCCCTTCGCCTATCAGCGCGCCACCGCGCCCGACGCAGCCATCCACGCTGTAACCGCTCCCGGAGCCAAATTCCTCGGTGGCGGCACCAATCTCATCGACCTCATGAAGGATGAAGTCGAGCACCCTTCCCTGCTCATCGACATAACCCATCTCGACCTTGCCCAGGTTGCCGCTACCCCAACAGGCGGCCTGCTCATCGGCGCCCTCGTTCGCAACAGCGATCTGGCCAATCACGAACTCGTCAAGACCAACTACCCCCTGCTCTCCGAAGCCCTTCTCAGCGGAGCCTCCCCGCAACTCCGCAACATGGCCACCACCGGCGGCAACCTCCTCCAGCGAACGCGCTGCTACTACTTCACCGACGTCGCCTTTCCCGCCTGCAATAAGCGCAAGCCGGGCAGCGGCTGTGCAGCGATCAACGGTTTCAATCGCATCCACGCCATCCTCGGCCAGAGCGACCACGGCGCAACCAGCCCCGAGACCTGCATCGCCACCAATCCCTCGGACATGAACGTAGCCATGGCCGCACTCGGCGCAACGGTCCATGTACAGGGTCCAAAAGGCAAGCGGAGCATCCCTTTCGCCGACTTCCACCGCCTCCCCGGCAACACGCCACAACTCGACACCAACCTCAAGCCCGACGAACTCATCCTCTCTGTCGAGCTACCCCCTGCAAAGTTCGCGAAAAACTCGCACTACCTCAAGGCGCGCGACCGCAACAGCTACGCCTTCGCCCTCGTGTCCGTAGCCGCAGGCCTTGAGATGAATGGCAGCACCATCAAGTCCGCCGGTCTTGCTCTCGGCGGTGTAGCCCACAAGCCCTGGCGCTCCATCGAAGCCGAAAAGTCCCTCACCGGCGCAACACCCGGACCCGAGGCCTTCAAGAAGGTCGCCGATATCGCGCTCACCGGAGCCAAAGGCTACGAGCACAATGCTTTCAAAGTCGAGCTAGCCAAACAGAGCATCATCCGCGCCCTCACCGTCGCCGCGCAAGGAGTCCAGGCATGA